A section of the Paenibacillus yonginensis genome encodes:
- a CDS encoding polymer-forming cytoskeletal protein: MNNQESKQVRNDLNISGMSTTAGGVYRDVRIDGMAKVNGDLDCVSLRINGTLGMKGSVKSEEITVNGMGTIDGPVESKEIRIDGMFTLKGEVRCTDLDVNGKSKIEGRLQGDKINIGGEVTVKGDVQCEAFETEGNIKLEGLLNAETVDIRLHSLSTVKEIGCERIDVRRIERGGGFGFLKNFSLMGGPRLKVDLIEGDDIFLEDTEADTVRGTRVYLGRGCKIRRVEYRESLQTDDDTVIGQSLQV, from the coding sequence ATGAATAATCAGGAATCAAAGCAGGTCCGCAATGATTTGAACATATCGGGCATGAGCACGACGGCCGGCGGGGTATACCGCGATGTGCGGATTGACGGCATGGCGAAAGTAAACGGAGATTTGGACTGCGTCAGTCTGAGAATCAACGGGACGCTCGGCATGAAAGGCAGCGTGAAATCCGAAGAGATTACGGTGAACGGCATGGGAACCATAGACGGACCGGTTGAGTCGAAGGAGATCCGGATCGACGGGATGTTTACCCTTAAAGGAGAAGTCCGCTGTACGGATCTGGACGTCAACGGCAAAAGCAAAATCGAAGGCCGGCTTCAAGGCGACAAAATCAACATTGGCGGCGAGGTTACTGTGAAAGGCGACGTGCAGTGTGAAGCTTTTGAGACGGAAGGCAATATCAAGCTGGAAGGCCTGTTGAACGCGGAGACGGTGGATATCCGGCTTCATTCTCTGTCGACGGTGAAAGAAATCGGCTGCGAACGGATCGACGTCCGGCGCATTGAAAGAGGGGGAGGGTTCGGTTTCTTGAAGAACTTCAGCTTGATGGGCGGACCGCGCCTGAAAGTGGATCTGATTGAAGGCGATGATATTTTTCTGGAGGATACGGAAGCCGATACGGTGCGGGGAACACGAGTCTACCTTGGACGCGGCTGCAAAATCAGACGGGTGGAATACAGGGAATCTCTGCAGACGGACGACGACACGGTCATCGGCCAAAGCCTGCAAGTATAG
- the ftsE gene encoding cell division ATP-binding protein FtsE yields MIEMQDVWKTYPNGTHALQGISVKIDRNEFVYIVGPSGAGKSTFMKLIYREEVPTKGQISVSGFNIGKLKPRKIPYVRRNIGVIFQDFRLLPKMTAYENVAFALEVIEAPKKIIRKRVLEVLDLVGLKNKANRLPAQLSGGEQQRVAIARAIVNNPTVIIADEPTGNLDPETSWEIMQLLDEINFRGTTIVMATHNKDIVNTMRKRVIAIEHGNIVRDQARGEYGYDF; encoded by the coding sequence GTGATTGAAATGCAAGATGTCTGGAAGACTTATCCGAATGGAACCCATGCGCTTCAGGGGATTTCTGTTAAGATCGACCGGAACGAATTTGTTTATATTGTTGGTCCCTCCGGTGCGGGGAAATCGACATTCATGAAGCTAATCTATAGAGAAGAAGTACCCACCAAAGGCCAAATTTCGGTAAGCGGGTTTAACATCGGCAAGCTGAAACCGCGTAAAATCCCGTACGTCCGCCGCAATATCGGCGTTATTTTTCAGGATTTCCGGCTTCTGCCCAAGATGACGGCTTACGAGAACGTGGCCTTTGCGCTTGAGGTGATCGAAGCGCCGAAGAAGATCATCCGCAAACGGGTGCTGGAGGTGCTGGATCTGGTCGGCCTCAAGAATAAAGCGAACCGCCTGCCGGCCCAGCTCTCAGGCGGCGAGCAGCAGCGCGTGGCGATTGCCCGCGCAATCGTCAACAATCCGACCGTAATCATTGCGGACGAGCCTACCGGGAACCTTGATCCCGAGACGTCCTGGGAGATCATGCAGCTCCTGGATGAGATCAATTTCCGGGGAACAACCATTGTGATGGCTACCCACAACAAAGATATCGTTAACACCATGCGCAAACGGGTTATCGCCATTGAGCATGGCAACATCGTACGCGACCAGGCGAGAGGAGAATACGGTTATGACTTTTAG
- a CDS encoding sensor histidine kinase: MKLVHQINLAFGLLLVVVLGATAIIIHFVLLDHLIDAQKQDMRTLSASVAGNIQNQASLTPVTKPGTLEGTYQPDPALPVPSVPLAAGVQAIVADNDGHVLSGTLPGPSAPLQTQTEGASSAAAYPAEPMLINSEKLQALQAGKDSSYLVDVSPLPQGTLTLVAPVSKVNALERTLFVRLLIVLGVGVGLVLLLSLVITRQLIRPLMELREELKKVKDRRFSDVSRVRAGGEIGAVAKVVYELAVELDRYIRVQKHFFQNASHELKTPLMSIAGYTEGIRDGVFEGEEMRKGLDIILSESGRLTRIVSEMTLLAKLDSEEDIFHPAPVRIEELLEETAERINPMLVSKGLQLEVAYGKGENGPLEVWADRDKLLQALLNVTLNAARYANGKIAIGVEREENSLVVAVSDDGQGIPEELLPHLFHRFVKGRKGENGLGLAISRAIIERCGGQITAGNRPEGGAVFTFRFPIC; this comes from the coding sequence ATGAAGCTGGTTCATCAAATTAATCTGGCGTTTGGCCTGCTGCTGGTCGTTGTGCTGGGAGCAACGGCCATTATCATTCATTTTGTCCTGCTGGACCATTTGATCGACGCGCAGAAGCAGGATATGAGGACGTTAAGCGCCAGCGTTGCCGGGAACATTCAGAACCAGGCAAGTCTGACTCCCGTCACGAAACCTGGAACACTGGAGGGAACTTATCAACCTGATCCGGCTTTACCCGTACCCAGCGTGCCGCTTGCAGCCGGTGTACAGGCCATCGTAGCCGATAACGACGGCCATGTATTGTCGGGGACGCTTCCTGGCCCTTCCGCCCCTCTGCAGACTCAAACGGAGGGAGCTTCTTCCGCCGCAGCATATCCGGCCGAGCCAATGCTCATCAACAGTGAGAAGCTGCAAGCGCTGCAAGCGGGGAAAGACAGCAGTTACCTTGTCGATGTTAGCCCGCTGCCTCAAGGCACCTTGACGCTCGTTGCTCCGGTCAGCAAGGTGAACGCGCTTGAGCGAACGCTGTTCGTCCGTCTGCTAATTGTGCTTGGCGTAGGTGTAGGGCTTGTCTTGTTGCTCAGCTTGGTGATTACCCGGCAATTGATCCGGCCTCTGATGGAGCTTCGTGAAGAGCTGAAGAAAGTGAAGGATCGCCGTTTTTCGGACGTAAGCAGGGTCAGGGCCGGAGGCGAGATTGGCGCAGTAGCCAAGGTCGTCTATGAACTGGCCGTCGAACTGGACCGGTATATCCGCGTGCAGAAACATTTTTTCCAGAATGCCTCCCATGAACTGAAGACACCTTTGATGTCCATTGCGGGGTATACGGAGGGGATTCGCGACGGCGTGTTTGAAGGGGAAGAGATGCGTAAGGGACTTGATATTATTCTCAGCGAAAGCGGCCGTTTGACCCGGATCGTATCGGAAATGACGCTGCTTGCAAAGCTGGACAGTGAAGAGGACATCTTTCACCCCGCCCCGGTGCGCATAGAGGAGCTGTTGGAAGAGACCGCTGAGCGAATCAATCCGATGCTGGTTTCGAAGGGTCTGCAGTTGGAGGTGGCATATGGCAAAGGGGAGAACGGGCCGCTTGAGGTATGGGCAGACCGGGATAAATTGCTTCAAGCGTTGCTGAATGTGACCCTTAATGCCGCCCGTTATGCGAACGGCAAGATCGCCATCGGTGTAGAGCGTGAGGAGAACAGCCTGGTTGTTGCTGTTAGCGATGATGGACAAGGTATTCCCGAGGAACTGCTTCCGCATTTGTTTCACAGATTCGTTAAGGGGAGAAAAGGGGAGAACGGTCTCGGACTCGCCATATCCCGTGCCATCATTGAGCGCTGCGGCGGACAGATCACAGCCGGCAACCGGCCGGAGGGGGGAGCGGTCTTTACCTTCCGCTTTCCTATTTGCTGA
- a CDS encoding VanW family protein, whose protein sequence is MKNKKLLIYSSASLLLAAAALWGALLLYAGQTTVPRGVTIGGLPIGGMETSQVTSLLNQEKQALLQQPILLVSKEPALSIKATWARSGIRITSTELLQALARLQEGNVWEKAKYRYSFQTSWEPELHFDDSVLKKTLNEDWETRQFGAMKNAERVIKPGDQIGYIPEVQALRINWDQLGNALLQRAPRLFRTKPDNQPVQIGLPLEMASPPVTVASLKAQGVDRRVSQFTTRLTGSSGRLHNVDASAKVIDGMLLAPGEVFDYGEVIRKAESKYGFCEAPVIIQGRLVPGVGGGICQVSGTLYGAVIRAGLEIVERRNHSKPVGYLPKGQDATFSTGYINFKFKNNTNGYLLISAKAGNGAMTVKLFGNLPSNIYYTVRSQTVKVLNPGVRYISNPALPAGLRQTLKQGTPGYIVETYRIKWTDGQPGKEELLSRDTYPSQPSLIAVHTAATDPGAGAGQQPGPNIIEDGVKP, encoded by the coding sequence ATGAAGAATAAAAAGCTGCTGATTTATTCCTCCGCCTCCCTCCTGCTGGCCGCGGCCGCCTTGTGGGGAGCCCTGCTCCTTTATGCCGGACAAACCACCGTTCCGCGCGGCGTCACGATCGGCGGTCTGCCTATAGGCGGTATGGAGACCAGTCAGGTGACGAGCCTGCTGAACCAAGAAAAGCAAGCGCTGCTTCAACAGCCCATCCTGCTTGTCAGCAAGGAGCCGGCCCTATCTATTAAAGCAACGTGGGCGCGCAGCGGAATTCGCATAACGTCAACGGAACTGCTCCAGGCGCTCGCCCGGCTGCAGGAAGGAAACGTATGGGAGAAAGCGAAGTACCGTTATTCCTTCCAAACAAGCTGGGAACCCGAGCTCCATTTCGACGACTCCGTGCTGAAGAAAACACTGAACGAGGACTGGGAGACACGTCAATTCGGCGCGATGAAGAATGCCGAGCGGGTTATTAAACCCGGGGACCAGATCGGTTATATCCCGGAAGTGCAGGCGCTGCGGATCAATTGGGACCAACTGGGGAACGCGCTGCTCCAACGGGCCCCGCGCCTGTTCAGGACCAAGCCGGACAACCAGCCTGTGCAGATCGGGCTGCCGCTTGAAATGGCCTCCCCGCCCGTGACGGTCGCCAGCCTGAAGGCCCAGGGCGTTGACCGGCGGGTGTCCCAATTCACCACCCGGCTGACCGGCTCCTCCGGTCGGCTCCATAACGTCGATGCTTCTGCCAAGGTGATCGACGGCATGCTGCTTGCGCCGGGCGAGGTCTTCGACTACGGCGAGGTCATCCGCAAAGCGGAAAGCAAGTACGGCTTCTGCGAAGCACCGGTCATCATTCAGGGCCGCCTGGTTCCGGGGGTAGGCGGCGGGATCTGCCAGGTATCCGGCACCCTGTACGGGGCCGTGATCCGCGCCGGACTCGAAATCGTCGAGCGGCGCAATCACTCCAAGCCTGTCGGATATTTGCCCAAAGGACAGGATGCGACTTTTTCCACCGGCTACATCAACTTCAAGTTCAAAAACAACACAAACGGCTACCTGCTGATCAGCGCCAAAGCGGGGAACGGGGCTATGACCGTCAAGCTGTTCGGCAACCTGCCAAGCAATATTTATTACACCGTGCGTTCTCAAACCGTCAAGGTCTTGAATCCAGGGGTACGTTATATCAGCAATCCCGCTCTTCCCGCCGGTCTTCGCCAGACGCTCAAGCAGGGAACACCCGGCTACATCGTGGAGACTTACCGGATCAAGTGGACGGACGGCCAGCCGGGCAAAGAGGAGCTGCTGTCGCGGGACACTTACCCTTCGCAGCCTTCGCTGATAGCCGTGCACACGGCCGCCACCGATCCTGGAGCAGGGGCTGGACAGCAGCCCGGACCAAATATTATTGAAGATGGAGTTAAGCCATAG
- a CDS encoding YhbD family protein: MSEDLISKKELLDLTGISYGQLYRWKRKNLIPEEWFIRKSSFTGQETYFPRQQILPRIDKILNMKDGLSLDELADVFSPALGEVQLDRAQLVERNIVSEGSLLLYQEVHGEPPFYNLDQTLQLYVLDKLLRGGEITREEGRMLLEVMGSHYSRFAGKPCELVLIRKMGVPVFLLIAGGTDYFADSEARMVIKKPLEHFTEELKLLIGDTGGRIHE; the protein is encoded by the coding sequence AAGAGCTGCTGGATCTGACGGGGATATCTTACGGCCAACTGTACCGTTGGAAGCGGAAAAACCTGATTCCAGAGGAATGGTTTATCCGTAAATCTTCTTTTACCGGTCAGGAGACGTATTTCCCAAGACAGCAGATATTGCCGAGAATCGACAAGATTTTGAATATGAAAGACGGGTTATCGCTGGATGAGCTGGCGGATGTTTTTTCTCCGGCACTTGGTGAAGTGCAGCTGGATCGGGCGCAGCTTGTCGAACGAAACATTGTTTCGGAAGGTTCGCTGTTGTTGTATCAAGAAGTCCATGGCGAGCCGCCCTTTTACAATTTGGATCAGACGCTGCAGCTTTATGTGCTGGATAAACTCCTGCGCGGCGGTGAAATTACCCGCGAGGAAGGCCGAATGCTGCTGGAGGTCATGGGTTCGCATTACAGCCGGTTTGCAGGCAAACCCTGCGAACTTGTCCTGATTCGCAAGATGGGCGTCCCGGTGTTCCTGCTGATTGCAGGCGGTACGGATTATTTTGCGGACAGCGAAGCCAGGATGGTTATTAAGAAGCCGCTTGAGCATTTTACGGAAGAACTGAAGTTATTAATTGGAGATACGGGAGGCAGAATCCATGAATAA
- a CDS encoding response regulator transcription factor: MEDYFIAVVDDDQHIRNLVEAYLIKANFRTIGLSSAEEAWTLWRTDPPDLWVLDIMLPEMDGYELCRRIREEADVPIVIISAKDREVDKILGLELGSDDYLVKPFSPRELVARVKRHLQRSYKQRQSAAVPDSSALQTVLQIGPLQLYPEERRAFWDKKEADLTFKEFALLQVFAQHPNRAFTREELLVLVWGDDYFGSDRAVDHLIKRLRKKIEQLPIEAVWGHGYRLRAEEGDKP, translated from the coding sequence ATGGAAGACTATTTCATCGCCGTTGTTGACGACGATCAACATATACGAAACCTGGTTGAAGCTTATTTAATCAAAGCAAACTTCCGGACGATCGGGCTGTCTTCCGCCGAGGAAGCGTGGACGCTTTGGCGTACGGACCCGCCGGATTTGTGGGTGCTGGACATCATGCTGCCGGAAATGGACGGGTACGAGCTGTGCCGGCGCATCCGCGAAGAAGCGGACGTGCCGATCGTCATCATCTCGGCCAAAGACCGCGAAGTCGACAAAATTCTGGGGTTAGAACTGGGCAGCGATGATTACCTGGTCAAACCTTTCAGTCCAAGAGAGCTTGTAGCCAGAGTCAAAAGACACCTGCAGCGCTCCTATAAACAACGCCAGTCTGCAGCGGTACCCGATTCGTCTGCGCTTCAAACCGTCCTGCAGATCGGTCCGCTGCAGCTTTATCCGGAGGAACGGCGTGCCTTCTGGGACAAGAAGGAAGCCGATCTGACCTTTAAGGAATTTGCTTTGCTGCAGGTATTTGCCCAGCATCCGAACCGGGCTTTCACCCGGGAGGAGCTGCTGGTGCTGGTCTGGGGCGATGATTATTTCGGCAGCGACCGGGCCGTCGACCATCTTATTAAACGATTGCGCAAGAAAATCGAACAGCTGCCGATCGAGGCGGTCTGGGGCCACGGCTACCGCTTGCGTGCGGAGGAAGGGGACAAACCATGA
- a CDS encoding MDR family MFS transporter encodes MGLVLAGLLLGILMASMDNTIVSTAIGDIVGKLGGLDKFVWVTSAYMVAEMAGMPIFGKLSDMYGRKRFFVFGIIVFMLGSALCGTATSIVQLSIYRAIQGIGGGALVPIAFTIMFDAVPAESRGKLGGLFGAVFGLSSIFGPLLGAYLTEYAAWEWVFYINLPLGLIAFVFIAFFYKESRQHQRQQIDWTGAVTLIGGVVCLMFGLELGGKTFAWDSWQIMLLLGGFVVLTAAFLLAELRAKEPIISFRMFRKQIYWSSNVIAIFSGAAFVTASLYIPIFIQGVLGGKATNSGLVLLPMMVGSVLTASTGGFLMNKLKYRTIMLPTLALLVVGLALLTTLGEDTGLWTVRAFMILVGLGIGASFSVLSNAAMFSVSPRDRGTASSTLNFLRSLGMTLGITVFGIIQSHLFSRKMEALAGSATDAPGSAGGAGDAAAGAAGTAGAAGGGLPPGLDLSDPHTLLSPETRSQIPHQLLESITSALSSSIVHTFAWAVIPAALALVTAFFMGRDKLEPEQEQGEYSAMH; translated from the coding sequence ATGGGCCTTGTGCTCGCAGGCCTGCTGCTTGGCATTTTGATGGCCTCGATGGACAATACCATTGTTTCCACGGCTATCGGTGACATTGTCGGCAAGCTGGGCGGCCTGGATAAGTTCGTCTGGGTAACCTCGGCTTACATGGTGGCTGAAATGGCGGGCATGCCGATCTTCGGCAAGCTGTCTGACATGTATGGCCGAAAGAGATTTTTTGTATTTGGCATTATCGTATTTATGCTGGGCTCGGCTTTGTGCGGGACGGCGACTTCGATTGTCCAGCTCAGTATTTACCGGGCAATTCAAGGCATCGGCGGCGGCGCGCTGGTGCCAATCGCGTTCACCATCATGTTTGACGCCGTGCCGGCGGAGTCGAGAGGCAAGCTGGGCGGTTTGTTCGGCGCGGTGTTTGGGCTTTCGAGTATTTTTGGACCGCTGCTCGGCGCTTATCTGACGGAATATGCGGCTTGGGAATGGGTTTTCTACATTAATTTGCCGCTTGGATTGATCGCATTTGTGTTTATCGCTTTCTTCTATAAAGAATCGCGTCAGCATCAGCGTCAGCAGATCGACTGGACAGGGGCCGTCACTCTGATCGGCGGAGTCGTCTGCCTGATGTTCGGCCTTGAACTGGGCGGCAAAACGTTTGCCTGGGATTCCTGGCAGATCATGCTCCTGCTGGGCGGGTTCGTGGTGCTGACCGCCGCGTTTCTGCTGGCTGAGCTCAGAGCCAAGGAGCCGATCATTTCGTTCCGGATGTTCCGCAAACAAATCTACTGGTCCAGCAACGTCATCGCTATCTTTAGCGGTGCGGCGTTTGTGACGGCGTCCTTGTACATTCCGATCTTCATTCAGGGTGTGCTGGGCGGCAAGGCGACCAACTCCGGGCTTGTCCTGCTGCCGATGATGGTGGGCTCCGTGTTGACAGCTTCCACCGGCGGCTTCCTGATGAACAAGCTGAAATACCGGACAATTATGCTGCCGACCTTGGCTTTGCTCGTTGTCGGGCTGGCGCTGTTAACAACGCTTGGCGAGGATACCGGATTGTGGACGGTTCGTGCCTTCATGATTCTGGTGGGACTCGGCATCGGCGCCTCCTTCTCAGTGCTCAGCAACGCGGCGATGTTCTCCGTTTCTCCCAGAGACCGGGGGACGGCGAGCTCGACGCTCAACTTCCTGCGTTCCCTCGGGATGACGCTGGGCATCACGGTGTTCGGCATTATTCAAAGCCATTTGTTCAGCCGAAAAATGGAGGCGCTGGCCGGTTCCGCCACCGATGCCCCGGGCAGTGCCGGGGGTGCGGGGGACGCAGCGGCTGGCGCTGCAGGAACTGCCGGAGCAGCAGGCGGCGGCTTGCCGCCGGGGCTGGATCTGAGCGATCCGCACACCCTGTTGTCGCCCGAAACGCGCAGCCAGATTCCACATCAGCTGCTGGAGAGCATCACAAGCGCGTTATCCTCCTCGATTGTGCACACCTTCGCCTGGGCGGTCATCCCGGCGGCGCTGGCCCTGGTTACAGCCTTCTTCATGGGCCGTGACAAGCTGGAGCCTGAGCAGGAGCAGGGCGAATATTCGGCCATGCATTAA
- a CDS encoding LLM class flavin-dependent oxidoreductase: MSSTSQASNAVTQTLPTPPEPQHFQDSPLSKAFSQPLMLGLFLPLQTGGWSQSTLPRGTDWSFAYNSRLTQQAEKLGFDLAFGLSQWLPKGGFGGETHYRENFLDPFISAVALASVTKRILLMGTIHVLYGPWHPMHLAKFLATADHISGGRFGANIVTGYAENEPSMFGMTRTEHDRRYAQSAEFTQICNALWAGEDNLTYSGEFYSLENAYVSPRPRFGRPVLATASGSPAGFDYASRYSDIVFVSSPAGEQLAEALPKLPAHVAKVKEAAAARGRQVRVIINPTIIVRPTREEAFAYYQSIMDHADLDSIRSFTARHAAGDSQSWLEHSARGRAVGGHLHIIGSPEEVADQLQQLHATGIDGIQITFYDYEPELAYFGEAVIPLLEQAGLRLPVPPPIETT; the protein is encoded by the coding sequence ATGAGCAGCACATCCCAGGCCTCCAACGCCGTAACGCAGACGCTGCCGACTCCGCCGGAGCCGCAGCATTTTCAGGACAGTCCTTTGTCCAAGGCCTTCTCCCAGCCGCTGATGCTGGGTTTATTTCTACCTTTGCAGACTGGGGGCTGGTCGCAATCCACCCTGCCGCGTGGAACGGATTGGTCCTTTGCATACAATTCACGGCTGACTCAGCAAGCGGAGAAGCTCGGATTTGACCTTGCCTTCGGCTTGTCCCAATGGCTGCCCAAAGGCGGCTTCGGAGGGGAGACCCATTACCGGGAGAACTTCCTCGATCCTTTCATTTCCGCCGTGGCCCTCGCCTCGGTGACGAAACGCATTCTGCTGATGGGTACGATCCATGTCCTCTACGGACCTTGGCACCCGATGCATTTGGCCAAGTTTCTGGCAACAGCCGATCATATTTCAGGCGGAAGATTCGGCGCCAATATCGTAACCGGCTACGCGGAGAACGAACCTTCCATGTTCGGCATGACCCGGACCGAGCACGATCGTCGTTACGCCCAATCAGCCGAGTTCACGCAAATCTGCAACGCCTTATGGGCAGGTGAAGACAACCTGACTTACAGCGGGGAGTTCTACTCCCTGGAAAATGCTTACGTCTCGCCGCGTCCACGCTTTGGACGTCCGGTTCTGGCTACCGCGTCGGGATCGCCGGCCGGCTTTGACTATGCATCCCGTTATTCCGACATCGTGTTCGTGTCCAGCCCTGCCGGGGAGCAGCTGGCCGAAGCGCTGCCGAAGCTGCCCGCCCACGTTGCCAAGGTTAAGGAGGCGGCCGCTGCAAGAGGCCGTCAGGTACGGGTTATTATCAACCCGACGATTATCGTGCGTCCGACCCGTGAAGAAGCCTTTGCTTATTACCAGTCGATCATGGATCATGCCGATCTGGATTCGATCCGCAGCTTCACGGCCCGCCACGCGGCCGGAGACAGCCAGTCCTGGCTGGAGCATTCAGCCAGAGGCCGCGCTGTCGGCGGACACCTGCACATCATTGGCTCGCCGGAGGAAGTTGCGGACCAGCTTCAGCAGCTGCATGCCACAGGCATCGACGGCATTCAGATCACCTTCTACGATTACGAACCCGAGCTGGCCTATTTCGGAGAAGCCGTCATTCCTTTGCTGGAGCAGGCTGGCCTGCGGCTGCCCGTGCCGCCGCCGATTGAGACTACGTAA